In Halapricum desulfuricans, a single window of DNA contains:
- a CDS encoding DUF5815 family protein, translating to MPEPRVPGSGGDRMELPCGETVSPRTFDLGQREFDCDCGETHAVVTDAHPLSRFVPEDIAAQLRTVIDTDDEYEEFSTVHLMGSVMEEFPEEIAVEDVSEDGQIGAALIWVADFDSRRLHRVVVELLVELMDHAVGHTDDEDLQAEFESQMAEFDVEGFVEAYRDQRDFEDEYDRPV from the coding sequence ATGCCAGAGCCACGCGTCCCCGGCAGCGGCGGCGACCGAATGGAGTTGCCCTGCGGGGAGACAGTCTCGCCGCGAACGTTCGATCTCGGTCAGCGCGAGTTCGACTGCGACTGCGGGGAGACCCACGCGGTCGTGACCGACGCACATCCGCTCTCGCGGTTCGTCCCAGAAGACATCGCTGCCCAGCTGCGGACCGTAATCGACACCGACGACGAGTACGAGGAGTTCTCGACCGTCCATCTCATGGGATCGGTGATGGAGGAGTTCCCCGAGGAGATCGCTGTCGAGGATGTCTCGGAGGACGGGCAGATCGGTGCGGCGCTGATCTGGGTGGCTGACTTCGACTCGCGGCGGCTCCATCGCGTCGTCGTCGAGCTGCTCGTCGAACTGATGGATCACGCGGTCGGGCACACCGACGACGAGGACCTGCAGGCGGAGTTCGAGTCACAGATGGCCGAGTTCGACGTCGAGGGGTTCGTCGAGGCCTACCGCGACCAGCGCGACTTCGAGGACGAATACGACCGGCCGGTGTGA
- a CDS encoding RAD55 family ATPase: MQDRLRTGIDVLDRKLDGGIPAGSIVVLNANPASQAELFLYELTATRGTLYLSLDRSEQAIRDSLKNSPTNTGEPTIRHVSGEAPLDNASKLVSALPETSNLIIDPLNVLEEQEPPSRFRSFMNDLQNHIFNTGSLAVLHCLDGRSVPPLRDTTEHFADVIFQMDTKIEGDEVENQLAIPKFRGGRAPTNVIKLNLVEEVSIDTSRDIA; this comes from the coding sequence ATGCAGGATCGGCTCCGGACCGGGATAGACGTCCTCGACCGAAAGCTGGACGGAGGAATCCCGGCCGGAAGCATCGTCGTGTTGAACGCCAATCCGGCGAGTCAGGCGGAGCTGTTTCTCTACGAACTGACGGCGACGCGGGGAACGCTGTACCTGTCACTGGATCGGTCCGAGCAGGCGATTCGGGACAGCCTCAAGAACTCTCCGACCAACACCGGCGAGCCGACGATCCGACACGTTTCCGGCGAAGCGCCGCTGGATAACGCCAGCAAGCTCGTCAGCGCGCTCCCGGAGACCTCGAATCTCATCATCGACCCGCTGAACGTCCTCGAAGAGCAGGAACCGCCATCGCGGTTCCGGAGCTTCATGAACGACCTGCAAAATCACATCTTCAACACGGGGAGTCTCGCAGTGTTGCACTGTCTGGACGGGCGGTCCGTCCCGCCGCTCCGGGACACCACCGAGCACTTCGCGGACGTCATCTTTCAGATGGACACGAAAATCGAGGGCGACGAGGTCGAGAACCAGCTGGCGATTCCGAAGTTCCGCGGCGGGCGTGCGCCGACGAACGTGATCAAGCTCAACCTCGTCGAAGAGGTCTCGATCGACACGAGCCGGGACATCGCCTGA
- the metG gene encoding methionine--tRNA ligase, with protein sequence MSHEEFPTDEPAVVTCGLPYANGDLHIGHLRTYVGGDVFSRALEKLGQQTAFVCGSDMHGTPIAVQSIQEGVDPEEFALEYHEQYQETFPKFAVEFDNYGHTHEETNRELTHGIVRTLEEKGYVYEKEIKVAWDPTEDQPLPDRYVEGTCPYCGAKARGDECDEGCGRHLEPGEIEDPVSTITGNPAEYRDRTHKFFEVSELSAYLTDFLDRLEGTANARNQPRQWIEDGLQDWCITRDLDWGFDYPEIDGDDESSAEDLVLYVWVDAPIEYIASTKQYTERVGDDVYDWQQAWKDDGEIVHVIGRDIIQHHTIFWPAMLHVAEYEEPRAVMASGFMTLNGKGFSTSRNRAVWAREYLEEGFHEDLLRYYLATNGGFQQDVDFSWSKFRERVNGELVGTVGNFLYRSLLFAHRNFDGTPDVSGSHPEASETESRPAEVSEEVRGRIETAVEAYREAINDYSIRKAGQAAVELAQFGNEYIQRNEPWKLTDEDPERAAQVIRDCVQVAKALAILLEPLTPGKAQQLWDQLGEDGSVHEATVEAVHEAPPETFGEPAELFEKIEAERVEALNEKLESRAEEATDDAETGSDEAGDETESDEAGDEGTGDMDLEPLVEDRISFEDFEGIDMRVGRIETVEDIEDSDKLVRLEVDIGIETRQVVAGIKQLHDVDELPGTKVILLANMEKAELFGFESNGMILAAGDEADLLTTHEDADVGLRIQ encoded by the coding sequence ATGAGCCACGAGGAGTTTCCGACCGACGAGCCCGCGGTGGTGACCTGCGGGTTGCCCTACGCCAACGGCGACCTGCACATCGGCCACCTGCGGACCTACGTCGGTGGCGACGTGTTCAGCCGCGCCCTGGAGAAGTTGGGCCAGCAGACAGCGTTCGTCTGCGGGTCGGACATGCACGGCACGCCGATCGCCGTCCAGTCCATCCAGGAGGGTGTCGATCCCGAGGAGTTCGCCCTCGAATATCACGAACAGTACCAGGAGACGTTCCCGAAGTTCGCGGTCGAGTTCGACAACTACGGCCACACCCACGAGGAGACCAACCGCGAGCTGACACACGGGATCGTCCGCACCCTCGAGGAGAAAGGCTACGTCTACGAGAAGGAGATCAAGGTCGCCTGGGATCCGACCGAGGACCAGCCCCTGCCCGACCGGTACGTCGAGGGGACCTGTCCCTACTGCGGCGCGAAGGCCCGCGGCGACGAGTGCGACGAGGGCTGTGGTCGCCACCTCGAACCCGGCGAGATCGAGGACCCCGTCTCGACGATCACCGGCAATCCCGCCGAGTACCGCGACCGCACGCACAAGTTCTTCGAGGTCTCCGAGCTGTCGGCGTATCTCACCGACTTCCTCGACCGACTGGAGGGGACCGCGAACGCTCGCAACCAGCCCCGCCAGTGGATCGAGGATGGCCTGCAGGACTGGTGTATCACCCGCGACCTGGACTGGGGGTTCGATTACCCCGAGATCGACGGTGACGACGAATCGAGTGCTGAGGATCTCGTTCTGTACGTCTGGGTCGACGCGCCGATCGAGTACATCGCCTCGACGAAGCAGTACACCGAGCGCGTCGGCGACGACGTCTACGACTGGCAACAGGCCTGGAAGGACGACGGCGAGATCGTCCACGTCATCGGTCGGGACATCATTCAACACCACACGATCTTCTGGCCGGCGATGTTGCACGTCGCGGAGTACGAGGAGCCCCGGGCCGTGATGGCCAGCGGGTTCATGACCCTCAATGGCAAGGGCTTCTCGACCTCGCGCAACCGGGCGGTCTGGGCCCGGGAGTACCTCGAGGAAGGCTTTCACGAGGACCTGCTGCGGTACTACCTCGCGACGAACGGCGGCTTCCAGCAGGACGTGGACTTCTCGTGGTCGAAGTTCCGCGAGCGCGTCAACGGCGAGCTCGTCGGCACGGTCGGGAACTTCCTCTACCGGTCGCTCCTGTTCGCTCACCGCAACTTCGACGGCACGCCCGACGTCTCCGGGTCACATCCGGAGGCCAGCGAGACGGAGTCTCGCCCTGCCGAGGTCTCCGAGGAAGTTCGGGGCCGGATCGAGACGGCCGTCGAGGCCTATCGCGAGGCGATCAACGACTACTCCATCCGCAAGGCCGGACAGGCGGCGGTCGAACTGGCCCAGTTCGGCAACGAGTACATCCAGCGCAACGAACCGTGGAAGCTGACAGACGAAGACCCCGAGCGGGCCGCGCAGGTCATCCGCGACTGCGTGCAGGTCGCGAAGGCGCTTGCGATCCTGCTGGAGCCGCTCACTCCCGGCAAGGCTCAGCAGCTGTGGGACCAGCTCGGCGAGGACGGAAGCGTCCACGAGGCGACTGTCGAAGCTGTCCACGAAGCACCACCGGAGACCTTCGGCGAACCCGCGGAACTGTTCGAGAAGATCGAGGCCGAGCGCGTCGAAGCGCTCAACGAGAAACTCGAATCCCGGGCCGAGGAAGCGACCGACGACGCCGAAACCGGGAGTGACGAGGCCGGCGACGAAACCGAAAGTGACGAGGCCGGCGACGAGGGAACTGGGGATATGGACCTGGAACCGCTCGTCGAGGATCGGATCAGTTTCGAGGATTTCGAGGGGATCGACATGCGCGTCGGTCGGATCGAGACTGTCGAGGACATCGAGGACTCGGACAAGCTCGTCCGGCTGGAGGTCGACATCGGCATCGAGACCCGACAGGTCGTCGCCGGGATCAAACAGCTCCACGACGTCGACGAACTGCCCGGGACGAAGGTGATCCTGCTGGCGAACATGGAGAAAGCCGAACTGTTCGGGTTCGAATCGAACGGTATGATCCTGGCCGCCGGCGACGAGGCCGACCTGCTGACGACCCACGAAGACGCCGACGTCGGCCTTCGGATCCAGTAG
- a CDS encoding lycopene cyclase domain-containing protein, with the protein MAIARHGAGPVPAIRALVSQVHPVFMLPPVAVSLTGALLAARMEGTFAAVVAVLHALAIFAAVYTAHVKDGYVDFFVRGEDDDHPLSVSGCRVALVTAGAVFAGALAGLWSTAGPVAVALTAPTWALGYFHAPQLDTGPISATGGYPVGIGLALLGGYVAQGGQFGSTVLGLAGVLVVVLLGIKVIDDAQDLTYDRSIDKRTVAVVLGPARARQLAYALLAAGSGLIVVLAAIGVFPTGSVMAAFAFGAVAAISRRAGPRMATMLLIRGAYVLLALLLVALWYRPFSGPQLVDIGILGPYTYLATEAVFGTVALALLIRADALTRAVRTIAVLYPVAYVWDWYTLEVGVFAIELRTGIDLLGIPVEEHLFMIVVPALVLGIHETLTSMDGTLTDADR; encoded by the coding sequence ATGGCGATCGCCCGCCACGGGGCCGGACCCGTTCCTGCGATCCGTGCGCTGGTCTCGCAGGTCCACCCCGTGTTCATGCTCCCGCCTGTCGCGGTCTCGCTGACCGGGGCGTTGCTCGCCGCTCGGATGGAGGGCACGTTCGCGGCCGTCGTCGCGGTGCTACACGCACTGGCGATTTTCGCGGCCGTCTACACGGCACACGTCAAGGACGGTTACGTGGATTTCTTCGTCCGTGGCGAGGACGACGACCACCCCCTCTCGGTGAGCGGCTGTCGCGTTGCGCTGGTCACGGCCGGAGCGGTGTTCGCGGGTGCGCTCGCTGGACTGTGGTCGACGGCCGGGCCCGTCGCCGTCGCGCTGACGGCCCCGACGTGGGCGTTGGGGTACTTCCACGCACCGCAACTCGACACCGGGCCGATCTCGGCGACCGGGGGCTATCCCGTGGGGATCGGGCTGGCACTGCTCGGCGGTTACGTCGCTCAAGGTGGGCAGTTCGGATCGACCGTCCTCGGACTGGCCGGCGTGCTCGTCGTCGTCCTGCTCGGCATCAAGGTGATCGACGACGCCCAGGACCTGACGTACGACCGTTCGATCGACAAGCGGACGGTCGCGGTCGTCCTCGGTCCGGCCCGTGCCCGACAGCTGGCGTATGCACTGCTGGCAGCGGGCTCCGGTCTCATCGTCGTTCTGGCGGCTATCGGCGTGTTCCCCACCGGAAGTGTCATGGCCGCGTTCGCGTTCGGTGCCGTGGCGGCGATAAGCCGGCGAGCGGGACCGCGAATGGCGACGATGCTGCTGATCCGGGGCGCGTACGTCCTCCTGGCGTTACTGCTGGTCGCGCTGTGGTATCGTCCGTTCTCCGGGCCGCAACTCGTCGATATCGGAATCCTTGGTCCGTACACGTATCTCGCGACCGAGGCCGTCTTCGGCACCGTGGCGCTGGCGTTGCTGATCCGTGCCGACGCACTGACCCGGGCAGTCCGGACAATCGCGGTCCTGTACCCGGTCGCGTACGTCTGGGACTGGTACACGCTCGAAGTCGGCGTGTTCGCCATCGAATTGCGTACCGGGATCGATCTCCTGGGGATCCCCGTCGAAGAGCATCTGTTCATGATCGTCGTGCCCGCGCTGGTGCTCGGCATTCACGAGACGCTAACGTCGATGGACGGGACACTAACGGACGCTGATCGGTAG
- a CDS encoding DUF7312 domain-containing protein — protein sequence MVDDDSDWAFETEEVGDDSGSGRDDRSDGERDTVSGPDDGEWRFSLSDLDDDQSAVEGNVFGSPTSDTEVIEAGSPDLENVFFLLVGVLLALAFFLQFYLAGAGPG from the coding sequence ATGGTAGACGACGACTCCGACTGGGCGTTCGAGACCGAGGAAGTCGGTGACGACAGTGGCAGCGGACGCGACGATCGGAGTGACGGCGAACGCGACACAGTCAGCGGGCCTGACGACGGTGAGTGGCGCTTTTCGCTGTCAGACCTCGACGACGACCAGAGCGCCGTCGAGGGCAACGTCTTCGGATCGCCGACCAGCGACACCGAGGTCATCGAGGCCGGGTCGCCAGATTTGGAGAACGTGTTCTTCCTGCTGGTGGGCGTCCTCCTCGCGCTGGCGTTCTTCCTGCAGTTCTATCTGGCCGGTGCAGGGCCCGGCTGA
- a CDS encoding amidohydrolase, whose protein sequence is MSELLVSGGQVLLPDLSVERADVLLDRDRGEIVDVGDVSGGDDELDAGGGLVIPGLVNAHTHVAMTLLRGYADDKPLDAWLQEDIWPVEAELTAEDVRAGATLGLVEMLKSGTTALNDMYFFMPEVVDAVEESGMRARLGYGSITVGRDDDAAREEMRDGLAFAREYDGAADGRIRTAFMPHSLTTVGEAYYREFVSEAREAGVPIHLHANETTDEVDPIVDEHGVRPLKYAADMGLLESEDYLAHGVHLDDGEIDLLAERSAGVVHCPASNMKLASGMAPVQDLLDAGVPVGLGTDGAASNNDLDMFDEMRDAAMLGKLAADDASAVDAESVVEMATRGSAEILGFDSGRIEPDANADLAVIDLDAPHLTPAHDLVSHLVYAARGSDVRHTVADGQVLMRNREVTVFDEQGVRERASERAQALVERAE, encoded by the coding sequence ATGAGTGAACTTCTCGTTTCGGGCGGGCAGGTCCTGTTGCCCGACCTGTCCGTCGAGCGCGCGGACGTGCTGCTCGATCGAGACCGCGGCGAGATTGTCGACGTCGGCGACGTCAGCGGTGGCGACGACGAACTCGACGCCGGCGGCGGGCTCGTGATCCCGGGACTGGTCAACGCACACACCCACGTCGCGATGACGCTGTTGCGCGGCTACGCCGACGACAAGCCCCTCGACGCCTGGCTCCAGGAAGACATCTGGCCGGTCGAGGCCGAACTCACCGCCGAGGACGTCCGCGCCGGCGCAACACTCGGACTGGTCGAGATGCTCAAATCGGGCACGACCGCCCTGAACGACATGTACTTCTTCATGCCGGAAGTCGTCGACGCCGTCGAGGAGTCCGGCATGCGTGCCCGGCTGGGATACGGTTCGATCACGGTCGGGCGAGACGACGACGCCGCTCGCGAGGAGATGCGCGACGGGCTCGCGTTCGCCCGCGAGTACGACGGGGCGGCCGACGGACGGATTCGGACGGCGTTCATGCCCCACTCGCTGACGACCGTCGGCGAGGCGTACTACCGGGAGTTCGTCTCGGAGGCACGCGAGGCCGGCGTACCGATCCACCTGCACGCAAACGAGACGACCGACGAGGTCGATCCGATCGTCGACGAGCACGGCGTGCGCCCCCTCAAGTACGCCGCTGATATGGGACTGCTCGAGTCAGAGGACTATCTGGCCCACGGCGTCCACCTCGACGACGGCGAGATCGACCTGCTGGCCGAGCGCAGTGCGGGCGTCGTCCACTGCCCGGCCTCGAACATGAAACTCGCCTCGGGGATGGCACCGGTTCAGGACCTGCTCGATGCGGGCGTGCCGGTCGGCCTGGGCACCGACGGCGCGGCCTCGAACAACGATCTGGACATGTTCGACGAGATGCGCGACGCCGCGATGCTCGGCAAACTCGCGGCCGACGACGCCAGCGCGGTCGACGCCGAGAGCGTCGTCGAGATGGCCACTCGCGGCAGTGCCGAGATTCTTGGATTCGACTCGGGCCGGATCGAACCAGACGCGAACGCCGATCTGGCCGTGATTGATCTCGACGCGCCGCATCTCACGCCCGCACACGACCTCGTGAGCCACCTCGTCTACGCCGCGCGGGGAAGCGACGTCCGACACACGGTCGCCGACGGGCAGGTGCTGATGCGCAACCGCGAGGTAACGGTCTTTGACGAGCAGGGCGTCCGCGAGCGCGCGAGCGAACGGGCACAGGCGCTCGTCGAGCGCGCAGAGTGA
- a CDS encoding FlaD/FlaE family flagellar protein — translation MTINPKDYDLEELRKMAHDRERGSVPDEEVPDAEPNLEWSELESGSAATDDGFRARLYRELMPLMAGDDPSKPYLSTLPEVQAAEFLLFEWLEFLLLHGGFRGAREALDYYESIDWITDEVESELDDYLMGIEETGAGDGSQLDVDDHLLSLVYIAKLAAMQ, via the coding sequence ATGACGATCAACCCCAAGGATTACGACCTCGAGGAGTTGCGGAAGATGGCCCACGACCGCGAACGGGGTTCGGTTCCCGACGAGGAGGTCCCGGACGCGGAGCCGAACCTCGAGTGGAGCGAACTGGAGAGCGGGTCGGCCGCGACCGACGACGGGTTTCGAGCGCGCCTCTATCGGGAACTGATGCCGCTGATGGCCGGCGACGATCCGTCAAAGCCCTATCTATCGACGTTGCCGGAAGTGCAGGCCGCGGAGTTTCTGCTCTTCGAGTGGCTCGAGTTTCTCCTGCTCCACGGCGGGTTTCGGGGCGCGCGGGAGGCACTTGACTACTACGAGTCGATCGACTGGATCACCGACGAGGTCGAGTCAGAGCTGGACGACTACCTGATGGGCATCGAGGAGACCGGTGCCGGCGACGGATCGCAGCTGGACGTCGACGACCACCTGCTGAGTCTCGTCTACATCGCCAAGCTGGCCGCGATGCAGTGA
- a CDS encoding Dyp-type peroxidase gives MTERGISRRAFAKAAVAIGGASALAACLDRGGSEPIPSGPDDLSTLPSRQHAWNESLPTDDHGNVRTPYHHLLLYYDYDAETTDAGDATTPTEGDRETVENALRSLERAYEHSSDGLVFTIGYSRRYFDRYDDSLPESVDLPRPEPLAPFEDPEPDELDAIVHLASDRPEALLEAEEALRGNRETANDSEMRAALSDVLTFRERRTGFIGDGMPAERDDVDGVPEGSVPDDAPMYMGFKSGFRANQATEDRVTIQSGPFEGGTTQHVSKINLHLDQWYEQDSRSQRVSKMFCPAHAAEDRVEGAGHNLGAASGASACPAHADSARESGVVGHAQKNAAAREDGSPIMLRRDFDSTDDDRAGLHFLALQRDISDFVETREAMNGADAAEESGAVGTRLNNGILEYMTVRRRGNYLLPPRPKRALPRPR, from the coding sequence ATGACAGAGCGCGGTATCTCGCGGCGAGCGTTCGCAAAAGCGGCCGTGGCGATCGGCGGCGCGAGCGCGCTGGCGGCGTGTCTGGATCGGGGCGGTTCCGAGCCGATCCCGTCCGGGCCGGACGACCTCTCGACGCTCCCGTCCCGCCAGCACGCCTGGAACGAGTCACTGCCGACCGACGACCACGGCAACGTCCGGACGCCGTATCATCACCTGTTGCTGTACTACGATTACGACGCCGAGACGACTGACGCCGGCGACGCGACGACGCCGACCGAAGGCGACCGCGAAACCGTCGAGAACGCCCTGCGAAGTCTGGAACGGGCCTACGAGCACTCCAGCGACGGACTCGTCTTCACGATCGGCTACTCCCGGCGATACTTCGATCGTTACGACGACTCCCTGCCCGAGAGCGTCGACCTGCCGCGTCCGGAACCGCTCGCGCCGTTCGAGGATCCCGAACCGGACGAACTGGACGCGATCGTCCATCTCGCGAGCGACCGACCGGAGGCACTGCTGGAGGCCGAAGAAGCGCTCCGGGGGAACCGCGAGACGGCAAACGACAGCGAGATGCGAGCCGCCCTCTCAGACGTGTTGACCTTCCGGGAGCGCCGGACGGGGTTCATCGGCGACGGGATGCCCGCCGAGCGCGACGATGTCGACGGAGTGCCGGAGGGGTCTGTCCCCGACGACGCGCCGATGTACATGGGGTTCAAGTCGGGTTTCCGTGCCAATCAGGCCACCGAAGACCGGGTGACGATCCAGTCCGGTCCTTTCGAGGGCGGCACGACCCAGCACGTCTCGAAGATCAACCTCCACCTCGACCAGTGGTACGAGCAGGACAGCCGCTCTCAGCGGGTGAGCAAGATGTTTTGTCCGGCCCACGCCGCGGAGGACCGCGTCGAAGGGGCGGGCCACAACCTCGGGGCGGCAAGCGGTGCCAGCGCCTGTCCGGCCCACGCCGATTCCGCCCGCGAGAGCGGCGTCGTCGGCCACGCCCAGAAGAACGCCGCCGCCCGCGAGGACGGAAGCCCGATTATGCTCCGGCGCGATTTCGACTCGACTGACGACGACCGGGCCGGGCTACACTTCCTCGCGTTACAGCGCGATATCAGTGATTTCGTCGAGACCCGCGAGGCGATGAACGGGGCCGACGCCGCCGAGGAAAGCGGTGCCGTCGGGACGCGGCTCAACAACGGAATCCTCGAGTACATGACCGTCCGACGGCGCGGCAACTATCTACTCCCGCCCCGCCCGAAGCGGGCCCTTCCCCGACCGCGTTGA
- the radB gene encoding DNA repair and recombination protein RadB translates to MRAFLSVGDEPASVSEPIPTGCSPIDDLLDGGFPRGAATQIYGQPAAGKTNLALGAAVEVAASGSSALFVDTEGVSVDRMEQLAAARGDVESIASNIIISEATTFEEQEQAVRDAAELASQVELIVLDSATGFYRLKRTEQQEGEALRAVARQITHLLAQARKHDLSVAFTNQVYTDPESDGTRALGGHTLNHWSAVVLRLDRFRGGNRRATLEKHQSKAAGDTATFQITGDGLEGVEEF, encoded by the coding sequence ATGAGAGCGTTTTTGAGCGTCGGCGACGAACCGGCGAGCGTGTCAGAGCCGATTCCGACGGGCTGTTCGCCCATCGACGACCTCCTCGACGGCGGCTTTCCGCGCGGCGCGGCGACCCAGATTTACGGGCAGCCGGCCGCCGGCAAGACGAATCTCGCGCTTGGCGCTGCCGTCGAGGTCGCCGCCAGCGGCTCGTCGGCACTGTTCGTCGACACCGAGGGCGTCTCCGTCGATCGGATGGAACAGCTCGCGGCGGCTCGCGGCGATGTCGAGTCCATCGCCTCGAACATCATCATCTCGGAAGCGACGACCTTCGAGGAACAGGAGCAGGCGGTCAGAGACGCCGCCGAACTCGCGAGTCAGGTCGAGTTGATCGTCCTCGACAGCGCGACCGGGTTCTACCGGCTGAAACGGACCGAACAGCAAGAGGGCGAAGCGCTCCGGGCGGTCGCACGCCAGATCACCCATCTGCTCGCACAGGCCCGCAAACACGACCTGTCGGTCGCCTTTACCAATCAGGTCTACACGGATCCCGAGAGCGACGGGACGCGCGCGCTCGGCGGCCACACGCTCAACCACTGGTCGGCAGTCGTCCTCCGACTCGATCGGTTCCGTGGCGGCAACCGGCGTGCGACGCTCGAAAAGCACCAGTCGAAAGCCGCCGGCGACACGGCGACGTTCCAGATCACAGGCGACGGACTCGAAGGCGTCGAGGAGTTCTGA
- a CDS encoding NfeD family protein, which translates to MVELLGNLATLLLLAGAGLIIAEAFAPGAHFIVLGIALLGAGLVGLALPGSLGLLATTVVLAATVMIIGGAALYGYREFDIYGGKGTAQTSDSESLRGQTGRVTERVTATGGEIKLDKGGFNPYYQARALDDEIDEGTEVIVVDPGGGNVLTVENFEDIEEDEIDRELARGREREDREREQNVDTA; encoded by the coding sequence ATGGTCGAGTTGCTCGGCAATCTGGCGACGCTGTTGTTACTTGCCGGTGCCGGACTGATCATCGCCGAGGCGTTCGCGCCGGGTGCACACTTTATCGTCCTCGGGATCGCGCTGCTCGGCGCCGGACTGGTCGGGCTGGCGTTGCCGGGATCGCTGGGATTGCTCGCCACGACAGTCGTGCTCGCAGCGACGGTCATGATCATCGGCGGGGCAGCGCTGTACGGCTACCGGGAGTTCGACATCTACGGGGGGAAAGGGACAGCACAGACGAGCGACTCGGAATCGTTGCGGGGCCAGACCGGCCGCGTGACCGAGCGCGTCACCGCGACCGGGGGCGAGATCAAACTCGACAAGGGTGGATTCAACCCCTACTATCAGGCCCGTGCGCTGGACGACGAGATCGACGAAGGAACAGAGGTCATCGTCGTCGATCCCGGCGGCGGCAACGTCCTGACTGTCGAGAACTTCGAAGACATCGAGGAGGACGAAATCGACCGCGAACTCGCCCGGGGACGCGAGCGTGAGGACCGTGAACGCGAACAGAACGTCGATACCGCCTGA
- a CDS encoding phosphatase PAP2 family protein: protein MTPHPLQTSVLRGLEGDLVSLFQQVTHPAVTTLFVLVYVGLYPLLLGLTYVALKREPGSRHVRYAFTYTAVILAATPLFYFSPVGVTGYAIGGVEPLLYEHSGIVGAAVTSIDTLQKAMPSLHLALAVTASLHAPRGYEFISWSATSLIAISTLYLGIHWVSDLLVGGALAYGCYVALPVVQAHFEDSRDPAPVDGVRGD from the coding sequence GTGACGCCGCATCCGCTTCAGACATCGGTGCTGCGTGGGCTCGAAGGGGACCTCGTCTCGCTGTTCCAGCAGGTCACGCATCCGGCAGTCACGACGCTGTTCGTCCTCGTCTATGTCGGCCTCTACCCGCTGTTGTTGGGGCTGACCTACGTCGCTCTCAAGCGCGAACCCGGTAGCCGACACGTCAGGTATGCGTTCACCTACACCGCCGTCATCCTGGCGGCGACCCCGCTGTTCTATTTCTCCCCTGTCGGTGTCACTGGCTACGCCATCGGGGGCGTCGAACCGCTGCTGTACGAGCACAGTGGCATCGTCGGCGCGGCCGTGACGAGTATCGACACGCTCCAGAAGGCGATGCCGAGCCTCCATCTTGCACTCGCCGTGACGGCGTCGCTTCACGCCCCGCGAGGGTACGAGTTCATCAGCTGGAGCGCCACCAGTCTCATCGCGATCTCGACGCTGTACCTCGGCATCCACTGGGTGAGTGATCTGCTCGTCGGCGGCGCGCTCGCGTACGGTTGTTACGTCGCGCTCCCGGTCGTGCAGGCACACTTCGAGGACAGTCGGGACCCGGCCCCCGTCGACGGCGTTCGAGGCGACTGA